The following coding sequences are from one Humulus lupulus chromosome X, drHumLupu1.1, whole genome shotgun sequence window:
- the LOC133803437 gene encoding delta-aminolevulinic acid dehydratase, chloroplastic, with protein MASSTTILNVPTNVGAIKGLDCQSYVGLRPLVSVRSFNSVAIKAKTNRRFVVRASETHSGPFKKLGLSDAECEAAVVAGNAPVAPPVPPKPAAPAGTPVVSTLPINRRPRRNRKSPAFRAAFQETTLSPANFVYPLFIHEGEEDTPIGAMPGCYRLGWRHGLVEEVSKARDVGVNSIVLFPKVPDGLKTPTGDEAYNENGLVPRSIRLLKDKFPDLVIYTDVALDPYSSDGHDGIVREDGVILNDETVHQLCKQAVAQARAGADVVSPSDMMDGRVGAIRSALDAEGFHHVSIMSYTAKYASSFYGPFREALDSNPRFGDKKTYQMNPANYREALVETREDEAEGADILLVKPGLPYLDIIRLLRDNSSLPIAAYQVSGEYAMIKAGGVLKMIDEEKVMLESLMCLRRAGADIILTYFALQAAKSLCGEK; from the exons ATGGCGTCGTCGACGACGATTCTTAATGTGCCCACTAATGTGGGAGCAATCAAGGGTTTGGATTGCCAAAGCTACGTCGGTCTTCGACCTTTGGTTAGTGTGAGAAGCTTTAATTCTGTAGCGATTAAAGCGAAGACCAATCGTCGATTTGTGGTGCGAGCTAGCGAAACGCATAGCGGACCGTTCAAGAAGTTGGGTTTGAGTGATGCTGAATGCGAAGCTGCTGTTGTGGCCGGGAATGCTCCTGTTGCGCCGCCTGTGCCTCCGAAGCCGGCGGCACCAGCTGGAACTCCTGTGGTTTCTACGCTT CCAATAAATAGGCGTCCTCGTCGGAACAGGAAATCGCCTGCATTTAGAGCAGCATTTCAGGAAACTACATTATCCCCTGCGAATTTTGTCTACCCACTATTTATTCATGAAG GTGAGGAGGATACACCTATTGGAGCTATGCCTGGATGTTATAGGCTTGGTTGGAGACATGGACTTGTGGAAGAG GTTTCGAAGGCCCGGGATGTTGGTGTTAATAGTATTGTGCTTTTCCCCAAAGTTCCAGATGGTTTAAAG ACTCCAACAGGAGATGAAGCTTACAATGAGAATGGTTTAGTGCCGCGGTCAATCCGGTTGCTCAAGGACAAGTTCCCTGATCTT GTAATCTACACTGATGTTGCTTTAGATCCCTACTCATCCGATGGGCATGATGGTATCGTTAGGGAAGATG GAGTAATATTGAATGATGAGACTGTACATCAATTGTGCAAACAAGCTGTAGCCCAG GCTCGAGCTGGAGCAGATGTTGTCAGTCCTAGTGACATGATGGACGGTCGTGTTGGAGCAATTCGATCTGCTCTCGATGCTGAAGGCTTTCATCACGTTTCTATCATGTCCTACACAGCAAA GTATGCAAGTTCATTTTATGGTCCATTTCGGGAAGCACTAGACTCAAATCCACGATTTGGTGACAAAAAGAC TTATCAGATGAACCCAGCAAATTATAGAGAAGCTTTAGTTGAGACCCGTGAAGATGAGGCTGAAGGAGCTGATATTCTGTTG GTGAAACCCGGTCTGCCTTATTTAGATATTATAAGACTACTCAGAGATAACTCTTCTTTACCTATTGCTGCATATCAG GTATCCGGTGAATATGCAATGATCAAGGCCGGAGGAGTACTGAAAATGATCGACGAAGAGAAGGTTATGCTAGAATCACTGATGTGCCTCCGACGGGCTGGCGCTGACATCATTCTTACTTATTTTGCCTTACAAGCTGCCAAATCTTTATGTGGAGAAAAGTGA